In the Sorghum bicolor cultivar BTx623 chromosome 4, Sorghum_bicolor_NCBIv3, whole genome shotgun sequence genome, TAGAAGTCCCTTATCTCATGTGAAATAACAATTGCGTGCACCTtcactttcttttttttcaaaccATCTTCTTCAGAGATTTATTTGGTCTCTATGTTGGAATAAGGTGAATTTGTAAAAATCTGGcttcaatgaagaagtttctaCATAGATTGAAATTCATTTTATCTGAGTAAGTGCAACTTTGGCCTCTCATCACCTTCAGAACCTCTCGTCACCCAACGGATCTGTATTTATTGAAATAGTCTGTGTAAGTTTATGAACACTACAATCATTTCGTGCAATCTTTCTGTCCTTGAAAAAACTGAGCTCACCAGAAAAGTATTTGTCATTGATGAGCACATGTGTTGAACCAGAGGTCTGATTGAAGATTTTTTTGCATCTACTGCTTTTTTGATCAATGACTGATAGTTGACTTGGATATTTTCAAGTATTCCAAGTCCATGGAAGCAAACAACAAAATTGTGTTCAAAGAAACACGACGAGACAACTACATGCACTTCAGACAAGGGTGTCACTATATGATGCAATTATTTCTGACCAAAGAATGTTGTTATTATCGAAGACTCGAAGCCCTTGACTTTGGCAATAGCAAATGGATTTTAACAAAGACGCAAGGGCAACCGATGGGACAACTCATGATCAGTAAATGTCATATCATAGTATACAGAAACACATGGGACAACTCATGATCAGTAAATGTCATATCATAGTATACAGAAACACATTATTTATAGCAGCACTATTCATTTGTATGGACCTTTTTACCCCTGCCCGCCAACTAGACCCTTGGAATACTCTAACCTGACTAGAGGCAAAACGGTCCATTTACAACCAATAATACAAAGCTCACTCAGATTTGACTCTTCAGGCCTCATCACTGACCATTGCGTTGTTGTTTTCTCCCAAAGACCGCATATTGTTTTTGTTATTTGACATGTGTGCCAAGAGAAAATAAGTAAGAGAGTAAAATGTCTACAGTTATGAAACCGTTTTCCCATCACAGAAAGACAAACAACTAGTAGAAAACCTTTGCGGGCGACAGTATGGACACATTCAGTTCTGCAATTTTTTAATATAACTATATAAGACTCCAAAATGATTACTGAATGATGCATTTTCCTTTCAATCAGAGCATATAATACCATAATGTGATATCGAGATGAAGAGGAGGGGGCAGCAAAAGAATACAATCATGTATAGTAACTAGATGTTCCGAAGGCCTGTTCTTTTTTCCATGCATGTCATAAGGACGTAAAAATTCACCGATGGAATCAAAGTGACTATGTCACAATATCTCGACAGCTTTGTGGTTATTTCCTGAACCTGGGGTGAGCGGAAAATCGAAAATAGCAGAGATCCTGTTTCGAGTAGCAGGGAATCATGTTATCAGCTACATCGGTTTACTAAAAAATGTAGAACCAACTCAAAACTGAATACGATGGATCTACAACATATGCAATTTAGTAACAAGTGGCCATCTAGAAATCATAATGAGCACTTATAATAGAGGAAGTTTCTCAGACTGATGAAGAGAGAGCGGATGAGATACTGACCTGAGTGTTCAGGAAAAAAATGTTAATGTTTGGCTTTGCAATATGTCAGGAAGTTCTGAACAACTCCAGCATTGTTAGTCACTGTGCCTGTGAATTCTGCCTGGTAACGCATAGCCAGGTTCGGTCCTTCTCTAGCAAGGCTTCCTCCGAGACAGGGATATGCCAGTGACCTTTATCAGATTCCTGAATTTCACAGAGAATTGATGGAACAATCATAAATACCTCTCCACATAAATGACACAAGACTTATGGACCTGAATGGAAACTTTGATATCTCAAAGCCCCGTTTAACAAGACCTTTTATCATTCATAATTTCATTTTCAGTGTCTCAGTATCCGAGTTCATATAATCTATTTAGCTCTAAGCTTATACCTCACttaatgcatggaacatattcAAATACTAATAATTAAGCACCTAGAAATTTTTCTTAGTTTTCAGTCAACTGTGTCAAAAGAATATTGGAATGGATCTATTGCACAACTGATACACTATTTCATCTTAAACTCAGACCTGAATTACAACCGAGTATGGAGGTGGCATTTGAAATGTGACACAGCTGTCTTCAATAGTGAAGTGTACCTGTTAGTGAAAACGATATTGTGAATAAAATCTGTGGCGAAATGCAATGAGATATAGGCTTATTGAGCAAAGGGAAAGTCATTTCATGATACATGTTTATGTTAATCAAGCAATGATTCACGAATAACATAGTGCGTACAAAATATTAGATACTAGTGTGCTACTGCTCTGTCTACTTTTATCTTCAAAATCTCATGCTAATTGTACCTATTGTGTTTAAATATTCAGTAAAACATATATAACTAAGATATGATTTGATGGCTTTATAGTTTCTTAGTGGTATATGAATCCATGACATGTGAAAAATTCCTTCATGTTCTATTTTGTCTTTAACATGTTCAAATTTTCAGATGAAAATGATTTATTTGCCAAAAATATTAGGTTTCTATCTGCACAAGATCAGCTCGAACAGTAAGACAACGTTGTGGCAGAATATAGCAATAGTACAGTTAGCTTGAACTTCCATAAATGAGAAATTTCTCTTTTGTAAAATACATGATCCCACCTGATGCCTTTCCTTCCACTTGGGGAAGAAATTCCTTTCCAAAATCTGAAATGTATGGTCTCTCATTTCATCATTGGTAACGATCAAGCAATTGCATCTGATAGCAGCATACAGCCAGTACCTGAACTACATGGCCGAAATATTATATACTGCAGCAGGTCAGCATATACAATCAGGAATAATTTATGGACAGCAATAATAGGGGAAGCAAAGGTGGGGATGGCAGCAAGTAGCTAAAACTACTCTGCAGGCACAGTCGCACAGAAAATGAACAAGTGATCTATAAAGTTGATAACAGATAAGTTCTTTCTCTTATACATATACACATATAGAATTCAAAATTGACTTTCTGAAAAACATAAATTGATACTTTCGAGGCAAATAATGGAATTAATTAAGTAAATTCCACTGGGCCACCAAACTTGTTTGATGGTACCAAGAGGTTAGAACTAGTAATCCTAAACTGTACATTTTGGTCACCGAACACATAAGAGTGTTTGTCTCATGTTATTACAGGCTAGACCAAGATGTCATTATTGGATCCTAGAAACCTGACGATGATCAATGTGTCATGTGGGGCCGCACTTACGCACGTCAGCGAAGGGCCCGTGATGTCAGGCGGGCTGCAGCACGTGCTGAGGCAGCAGGCGCAGGAGATCAGGAGGAAGGTGCGGCTAGGGAAAGTGGCTGATTTGATTAGATGATTGATTGGCTGATTGATTGGCCTTAAGTCTAGGGGATTCATTCCTAATTAGTTATTTCCTATTTTCTTGTTACCAAGTGTGGCAGGCCACGGGCCTATATAAACTGTACTAGAGGTCATGATTAATCAAGCAATGAAGTTATCCCTAGTCTCTCTCTATTCTCTGTAAGCCTACGGTAGAGGGGTATAACCTCACCGGAGAAGACGGCCGACGGCTACGAGCTCCGTAGCCACGGTCCAGCCAGTCAGGGGTTTGCTGCccttgacaacctggtatcaGCCTCCAGGCGTTCCCGTTCCCGGCAATCCTCGCCCACCCGCTCCGTCCAATCCACCACAGCCGCCGCCCACCACCACAGCAGCCCGCCATCACCAGCAGCATCCACCGCGTCTGCGCCGCATCCAGCCACCATGAGTGAGCCGACCATGGCCGATGTGATGGAGATGTTGAAGGCCCTCAATTCGGAGATGACAACGATGAAGTCCGCCATGGCGGCCATGAAGGACAAGGCGTCGTCATCAACGGACAGCAGCACGGGCGGCCGCGATCTTGATCGCCCTCCGAAATTCCAGAAATTGGATTTTCCCCGTTATGATGGTAAGACCGATCCGCTgctcttcatcaacaaatgcgaATCATATTTTCGCCAGCAGCGTACCATGGCGGAGGAGCGAGTTTGGATGGCCTCGTACAACCTGGAGGACGTCGCCCAGCTCTGGTACATCCAGCTGCAAGAAGATGAGGGCACGCCACCATGGGGGCGCTTCAAGGACCTCCTGAACCTCCGGTTCGGGCCTCCCCTCCGTTCGGCTCCGTTGTTCGAGCTCGCCGAGTGCCGGCGTACGGGTACAGTGGAGGAGTACTCCAATCGCTTCCAGGCCCTCCTGCCGCGTGCGGGTCGTCTGGAGGAGGCACAGCGCGTCCAGCTCTTCACCGGCGGGCTCCTGCCACCACTCAGCCACGCCGTCCGCATCCACAACCCGGCAACATTGGCGGCTGCGATGAGCTTGGCCCGCCAGGTGGAGCTGATGGAGGCAGATCGCCCGGCGCCGGCCCCAGCTCGCGCGCCACCGCGCGGCCTCCTGCCTGCGCCTGCGCCCCGTCCAGCACTTCCGGCGCCCCCGGCGCAACTGGCGCTTCCGGCTCCACCAGCGGCCGCCCAGCAGGGCCGCGGTGAGGGCAATCAACGGCGACTCACCCAGGACGAGATGGCGGAGCGACGTCGTCTGGGTCTGTGTTTCAATTGTAATGAAAAATATACACGTGGCCACAATCGGTTCTGCAGGCGCATCTTCTTCATGGAAGGCGTGGAGATTGAGGACGCGCCGGACGCCGCCGACGACGCGGACCACGACGCCGAGGCACCCTGTTTTTCACTACAGGCAGTGGCTGGGGTTCCCGTGGCGGGCACTATGCAGATCGCCGTGGTGCTGGGTACCGCGGCCCTCGTCGCGCTGCTGGACTCCGGCAGCACGCACAACTTCATCTCGGAAGAGGCAGCTCGGCGCTCCGGTCTACCCCTCCGCCAGCGGCCTCGCCTCACCGCCTTGGTTGCCAATGGCGAGCGGGTCACCTGCGCTGGGGTCATTCGCGACGCACCCCTACTCGTCGATGGCGCGGCGTTCCCGGCCGATCTCTATGTCATGCCGTTGGCCGGGTACGACGTCGTCCTCGGCACCCGGTGGCTCGGCGAGTTGGGGCCCATAGTCTGGGACCTTGGCAGCCGGCGCATGTCATTCCAGCGCCATGGGCGCCCCGTCGCCTGGACCGGCGTGGCCTGTCCGTCGTTGCCAGCCTTGCGCGCGACATCAGAGGCGCCGAGCGCGTCCCTCCTCGATGAGTTGCTGGCCACATTCAGCGACATCTTCGCCGAGCCCACGGGTTTGCCACCGCCACGCGCCCGCGACCACAGCATCGTCCTCCAACCTGGTGCCCCTCCGGTGGCTGTCCGCCCCTACCGGTACCCGGCGGCCCACAAGGACGAGCTCGAGCGGCAATGCGCCGCCATGATTGCCCAGGGGATCGTACGACGCAGCGACTCGGCGTTCTCCTCGCCGGTTCTCCTCGTCAAGAAGGCGGATGGTTCGTGGCGGTTCTGCGTCGACTACCGCGCCCTGAACGCCGTCACCATCAAGGACGCCTTCCCCATCCCCGTCGTCGACGAGCTGCTGGACGAGCTGCACGGGGCACGCTTCTTCACCAAGCTCGACCTTCGGTCGGGGTACCACCAGGTGCGGATGCGGCCCGAAGACATCCACAAGACAGCGTTCCGCACCCACGACGGCCTGTACGAGTTCTTGGTGATGCCATTCGGCCTCTGCAATGCCCCGGCAACATTCCAGGCACTCATGAACGACGTGTTGCGTGCCTACCTCCGCCGGTTTGTGCTGGTTTTCTTCGACGATATTTTGATATACAGCTCCAGCTGGGCGGACCACCTCCGACACCTCCGCGTCGTCTTGACCCTACTGCGCCACCACCGCCTCTTCGTCAAGAGGTCCAAGTGCTCGTTCGGCGTCGACTCCGTGAGCTACCTCGGCCACATCATCTCCGCGGCCGGCGTCGCCATGGATCCCGCAAAGGTCCAGGCCATACACGACTGGCCACAACCTCGCTCTGCGCGTGCTGTACGTGGCTTCCTCGGCCTGGCGGGCTACTACCGGAAGTTCGTCCACAACTACGGCACCATCGCCGCACCCCTCACCGCGCTCCTGAAGAAGGAGGGGTTCACGTGGAACGACGACGCTACGGCCGCCTTCACCGCCCTTAAGGCGGCTGTGACGTCAGCCCCGGTGCTGGCCCTTCCGGACTTCGGCAAACCCTTCGTCGTCGAGTGCGACGCGTCTACCTACGGCTTCGGGGCGGTCCTCATCCAGGAGGCACATCCGCTTGCGTTCTTCAGCAGGCCAGTGGCGCCACGACACCGCTCCCTCGCGGCATATGAGCGGGAGCTCATTGGTCTTGTCATGGCTGTGCGGCATTGGCGGCCGTACTTGTGGGGACGTCGCTTCTTCGTCAAGACGGACCACTACAGCCTTAAGTACCTCCTCGACCAGCGCCTCGCGACGATCCCTCAGCATCACTGGGTCGGGAAGCTACTCGGCTTCGATTTCTCCGTCGAGTACAAGTCGGGGGCAACCAACACGGTGGCTGATGCCCTCTCGCGCCGCGACACCGACGAGGAACCGGCGGTGGCACTCATGGCGATCTCGGGCTCTCGCTTCGACTTCATCAGCCGTCTACGCCAGGCCCAGGCCACCGACCCCGCCTTGGTGACCATCCACGACGAGCTGCGCACGGGCACCCGCGCCGCCCCCTGGGGATTGGCCGACAGCATGGTCACCTACGGGGGTCGCCTCTACATTCCGCCGTCATCACCACTACTGCAAGAGATCCTGGCGGCCGTCCACGATGATGGGCACGAGGGTGTCCAGCGCACCCTGCACCGCCTCCGCCGCGATTTCCATTTTCCCAACATGAGTCGTTGTGTGCAGGACTTTGTGCGCCAGTGTGTCATTTGCCAGCGGTACAAGTCCGAGCACCTTCACCCAGCCGGGCTGCTCCTGCCGCTGCCCATTCCCACAGCTGTCTGGGCCGACATTGGCCTGGATTTTGTGGAAGCGCTGCCCCGGGTGAATGGGAAGTCGGTGATCCTCTCCGTCGTCGACCGCTTCAGCAAGTACTGCCACTTCATACCCCTGGCGCACCCATACACGGCTGAGTCCGTGGCTCAGgcgttcttcaccgacatcgtgCGCCTCCATGGCATGCCGCAGTCCATGGTGTCCGACCGCGATCCGGTGTTCACCTCGCTGTTTTGGCGCGAGTTGATGCGCCTCATGGGCACCAAGCTGCACATGACCTCCGCCTTCCACCCCCAATCCGACGGCCAAACGGAGGCGGCCAACAAGGTCATTGTCATGTACTTACGCTGTTTTACAGGTGACCGACCCCGGCAGTGGCTGCGATGGCTTCCATGGGCTGAGTACGTGTACAACACGGCCTATCAGTCCTCACTTCGGGAGACGCCGTTCCGCGTGGTGTACGGCCGCGACCCGCCCACCATCCGCTCATACGAGCCTGGTGAGACGCGAGTTGCAGCAGTGGCACGCGACATGGAGGAGCGCGAGGCCTTCCTCGCTGATGTTCGCTACCGCTTGGAGCAGGCGCAGAGTGTCCAGAAGCGCCACTACGACCAGCAGCATCGCCCGGTGCACTACCAGGTCGGCGATTGGGCGCTTCGCCAGCGCACCATGGCGTCCCTTCCTCAGGCGCAGACCGGCAAGCTGAAGCCGCGCTACATCGGGCCCTACCGCGTCTGCGAGATCATCAACGATGTGGCTGTGCGTCTGGAGCTTCCCCCACAAGCTCGCATACATGATGTGTTTCATGTAGGTACCCTCAAGAAGTTCGCCGGCACTCCCCCAGATGTTCCACCGGCTCTGCCACACATTCACCATGGTACGGTGGCTCCAGAACCCAGCAGGGTTGAGTGTGCTCGCTTGGCGCGTGGCGTTCGTCAGCTGCTCGTCCATTGGCGCGGCGAACCTCCAGAGTCGGCCACATGGGAAGATGCTGACTCCTTCCGCGAGCAGTTCCCAGacttccagctcgaggacgagctgactCTCGAGGGGGGGAGAGATGTCATGTGGGGCCGCACTTACGCACGTCAGCGAAGGGCCCGTGATGTCAGGCGGGCTGCAGCACGTGCTGAGGCAGCAGGCGCAGGAGATCAGGAGGAAGGTGCGGCTAGGGAAAGTGGCTGATTTGATTAGATGATTGATTGGCTGATTGATTGGCCTTAAGTCTAGGGGATTCATTCCTAATTAGTTATTTCCTATTTTCTTGTTACCAAGTGTGGCAGGCCACGGGCCTATATAAACTGTACTAGAGGTCATGATTAATCAAGCAATGAAGTTATCCCTAGTCTCTCTCTATTCTCTGTAAGCCTACGGTAGAGGGGTATAACCTCACCGGAGAAGACGGCCGACGGCTACGAGCTCCGTAGCCGCGGTCCAGCCAGTCAGGGGTTTGCTGCCCTTGACACAATGATGAGACAAAGCTGGACTAAAGACTAAAAGATATTAACTGGGATAGTGGGGATTACTGTTTACTTGTATAGGTATAACATGGCAGAAGAGTTCTTAGGTGACCTACTTGAACCAATGGAACAAATTGGTGACCTTAACACAATTTCGTCAAATGATTAATTCAGTATGCAGAGGGACAGTTGCTGCAAAGAGTCACCCAAAATCTTACCAATCATCATTTGAGCCAGTAGGGGTTGCATAgattgaatttgcttgcttccaCTTTTCTACCAACTTGTGATTACCAGGTTTTTTCATGTGCTCTCCAGTGAGATGCTTGTTATGTAAAACTATCAAAGGCCATTTTCTTGATGTAAACCTTAGCCTTATTGCATCAGCAACAGCATTAACCTGTCCAGTTAAACAAGGATAAGTGAAAAATAAGCATACAGAAATTTTCACACCTAGAAGGAAGAAAATTTAGGAATATACAAGAAAGATTTAGCACAATATACATGCCTTACTCAAAGAAAGGTGTCTGTGGCCAAACAGGCCAACATTGGCAGCATCCACAACTGCCTCAAAAGGCCCATGCTTTTTAAGCCATTTCTGAACAAGGAAAATAGGGCCCAAAAGTTAAATAGATGATTAATGAGAGTTGAAGGATAAAGAGGCTCCAAGAACCATATGAAATATCAACAAAATGGACCTCGACTTCACACATTATAAGCACAAATATAACCTTGCATACAGAAGCTATGAGCTAGTAAGAACAAGCCAAAATATTTATTTCTGACGCATGAGGTTCATAATTGAAGTCCTAAGAAATCATACTTATCAGTGATAGGGCAAGTTACTTCAGACATGAAGGTAAGATAATATTTACTTCTCCATGATAGTAGCAGCAAGCTTGCTGATAGATCTGCTACAACAATGTAGAATTGAGACATTATAGATTATATGCAGATTTAACATACTAGTGTcgtttttttcattttattatTGCATAGCGTTCTGAGCATATATAATTTACTCAAACCAATACATTCTCTTTATTTTTCATCTAAGGCATTCATACTGCAGTTGTCCCAATCAGTGGTTTTGGAAACATCTAACATTATATAATCTGTTGCATATGCAAAACTCATTTGACTCATGTGCAACCTAGTAAACCAAAATATAAAAGATCGAGGTAGATAACCTGGAAGTTCTCAAAGTTCGAGTTCCtctctctcttgatagctaATTTTGCCACAAATGTGGCAAAATCTTCTGTTTCTTTTGGGTCAAGATCTATAATAGCCAGCTTTTCTCCACAAGCAAGGCAGACGCCATTCTTGTTGATGTTTGAGCGTGTCACTGTCCATTTCCCCCTCCCCAACCAACCAAATCCATGCCAGCCTCCTCCATTATTCTCAATAGCCTTCACTATAGCACCTGTATCCCACTTTCTCTTCCCAACTTTGGATGCTGTTGGGCTCCGAAACCAAACCTCAAACAATTCAGCTGTAGAAGGGGATACCTGTCTGACAGTAGTCCTAAACTTATGCATCAAATAATATACCTTGTCTCCCCGTCGGCCAACCACACTAGCCCTGAGAAGTGTCTCCAACTCAGCTTCTTCTGGTGTGATTCCAGATTCCAACATATGGGCTTCTACTTCAAATGCTTTTTCAACATTACCACCGTTGCAAAATGCTGTTAAAGCAGGACCATATGAGCGCAACTTTGGCTTTAAACCCAGGTCTTTCATCTGTTTCACAATCTCAAAGGCCATGTCACTGTCGCCCATGGACAATGCCATGCGTGCCTTTGCAGTCAGAGCAGCCTCACTCATTTGAACCCTCTCTTTCTCTGAGCACATTTTCTCAAATATCTCAAATCCTCGTGCACATGCATACTCTCTGAGATCATCTCCTACTGGTATGCTAACTGTTTGTGCCTTCGAACCACCTGGAAGCAAACTGGCCTTGTTTTTCCCCAGATCTTGAACATGACCTTCAGATGCATCGTCTCCCTCTGAACCTCCCAAGTTTCCGCTGGGTAAAGGACCAAGTTTCTGTGAAGGACCAAAACTGGCGATACCACTACTGGTGTTACCACTTTTTGCTGGCTGCACAAAAccaagagaagctgaagaacataGGTAAAGGAGCACATTGTAGTGATGCTGCCCCAACCTGACCCCTTCCTCAACTGCGGAATCATACAGAGCGATCGCCCCCATCACATCTCCTCTCTTGGAGCACATGTCCAGCTCAACTCTCAGCTTGCCTGCATACTCACCACCCTTTGATCTCTTCATTTTCTTACTCGCGTTTCTTCTTCCTGTACCCTCATCTCTTGAATTTCCAACCTTTCCAGATTCTTTTGCCCGCATTCCATTTCCTTCTCTAGTCCAGCGTTTCCCCGCCCTGGGCCCTTCTGACCCCAAACTCCGTGTCAGTCCTCGCCTCCAGCTCCTCTCTTGTGACACCCATTCCACACGTTCTTGTAGCACAACCCTGTCCCCTTTCCTCCACGTCCTTGGCGCGCCACGGCTCCCTTCCCTCCACAACGGCGTGCGTGCCTCCTGTGCCGTGGCGTCTTCTCGTACAGTTGGTCCATTTGTGCCACGCGGTGGTCCGGCCGGGCCTGCTCTACTTTCCTCCGTTCCTGGGATCCTGCTGTCTCTGTTGGGCATTACGTCGAGCACATCGCGGCCGTGGCATGACAGTGTAGGAACAGGGCACCGTCGAGTGACAATGGGAGGCGAGGAGGATGCAGAAAAGAAGATGCAGCGGTGGTAGACGGGGATAAAGCGCGTGGTGGAGAGGTAGGCCATGGCGGTGGCAGAGCTGCCATGAGTGCCGGAGGGAAGAAAGTGGAGAGAGGTTTTAAAGGTCGTTGGGACGAGGAGATAAGGTTTCGCCATCCGATTTGTACGTGTGTCACACGATATATACGGCATTACCGTTTATTTTAATCTAAAAATCTGCCGTCAAAATACTAATCACatctaaataaatcaaatttgaTATACTTAGATAGTATGTCAAACTCATCTAATATTGAAGAGTCAAACGTTTTTTTTCAATCTATTTTTCTATCTACCTACCCTGTTGAGAGCATTATGGTTCTATTTTCTAACCTCCAATAAAAAAATATGTTATTTTAAAGGTCTTCTAGCTCCAGCAGTTTCTCAAACCTAAACCTAGTCTCTTAAATCATAGCCTTCCACCCGTCAAATTAAGGGGAGACTTCTCctcccctaattcattatttttCTCATTAGGGATTGGATTTTCCCATTCTACTGAAAAGatcttcaaaattctaaaaCATGTTTTGTATCTCCCCCGTAATAAGTTTTTAGGGTTCGAGTTTTCTCCTACTGTTCCAGCAATCCCCTTTCCTAACCCTTAATGAGAAAAATTGTTATTTTGGACATCTTGTAACTCCATTATTTCCCTAAACTAACTCtaatgagaaaaaaaaattatgagTCCTCGAATCCTAGTCTCCCACCCCTCAAAAGGGGAGACCTCTCCTCCCCTAATCAACTATTTTTTCATTGAAAATTGAATTTTCTCATTCTGCTAGAGAGAAGACTTTTAAActccaaaacatgttttgtatcTCCCTCAATAACTAAATTTTGGGGTGGAGTTTTCTCCTGCTGAAGATGCTCTAAGTCCTTGTTTACATCCCTATAGATAGTTGTTATCTACTAACATGTATAGATAATAGATTAGCTAATTGTATTAACTAGACCTTTAGACAACAACTATCTCACTATCTAGACCAATTCAGATCATAAGTTAATAGCCAGCTAAATATTACTTTTTCTTTGCTAAACCCAACCAAAATCATCTTAATCTCATTGCACGTGGCCACTGTCGATATATTTTGAACTTAGGACGTTCTGCACGGGCATTGAGATGACTTTGATTATGTTGAAAGTAAAAAGTTTATCAGTCGAATCTATCGGCAATGTAGCAGCAttttctttcacaataaatcagtgaacaatacttttagccatgacttttcagccaagcgagtcatggctaaaagtattgttcgttggttaagagcatctccaaccgttTAGAAAAATTTATTTTTCAAATCTTGTTGTTTGCCAACTCCCAAAATAATATGGGAAGGAAAAAaatcatctccaacagtttggcaaatTTTATTTCTAAAAATCCAAAATCCCGCTAACGGAACAAAGATCCCCACTAAGCAACGAAGAGCCCTGCTAAGCATGAGGAGAAAGACCGATGTCAAGCACGAAGCTCATGCGTATATTTGCGTGCTAAAAAGGAGATATGCCAAGTTGAAAAAGATGGGAAATTGGGATGCCAAATTGTTTGAGAGGGCTTTTCCTCATTTTACTAAAAAAAAGTATGAATAAGAAAGTGATTtaacaaactgttggagatgctcttatgagagaaaaacactttaGCTCGTAAATATACGCGTGAGCTTCTTGGCATCGGTCTTTCTCCTTAAGCTTAGCAGAGCTCTTCGTTGCTTAGAAGG is a window encoding:
- the LOC8059101 gene encoding uncharacterized protein LOC8059101, which translates into the protein MAYLSTTRFIPVYHRCIFFSASSSPPIVTRRCPVPTLSCHGRDVLDVMPNRDSRIPGTEESRAGPAGPPRGTNGPTVREDATAQEARTPLWREGSRGAPRTWRKGDRVVLQERVEWVSQERSWRRGLTRSLGSEGPRAGKRWTREGNGMRAKESGKVGNSRDEGTGRRNASKKMKRSKGGEYAGKLRVELDMCSKRGDVMGAIALYDSAVEEGVRLGQHHYNVLLYLCSSASLGFVQPAKSGNTSSGIASFGPSQKLGPLPSGNLGGSEGDDASEGHVQDLGKNKASLLPGGSKAQTVSIPVGDDLREYACARGFEIFEKMCSEKERVQMSEAALTAKARMALSMGDSDMAFEIVKQMKDLGLKPKLRSYGPALTAFCNGGNVEKAFEVEAHMLESGITPEEAELETLLRASVVGRRGDKVYYLMHKFRTTVRQVSPSTAELFEVWFRSPTASKVGKRKWDTGAIVKAIENNGGGWHGFGWLGRGKWTVTRSNINKNGVCLACGEKLAIIDLDPKETEDFATFVAKLAIKRERNSNFENFQKWLKKHGPFEAVVDAANVGLFGHRHLSLS